A single window of Balaenoptera ricei isolate mBalRic1 chromosome 15, mBalRic1.hap2, whole genome shotgun sequence DNA harbors:
- the SPATA25 gene encoding spermatogenesis-associated protein 25 has protein sequence MSYFMSPQTHPGLLPSGQGGAASLGSSLGLYSPVEPVVVASGGQGPLSQKAEQATPVAQAWGPALAVPEARGCPGGASWEPLRRKEYSWYCHKFPHARQPESLGWEDGCSRSRAPYLGGPSRPGPLLCGLPSEAGGKEAGSQPDICILTLAMMIAGIPTVPVPGLREEDLIRAAQAFMMAHPEPAGAVEGARWP, from the exons ATGTCCTACTTCATGTCTCCACAAACTCATCCAGGTCTTCTGCCTTCCGGCCAAG GTGGGGCTGCTTCTCTGGGCTCATCCCTTGGCCTCTATAGTCCTGTAGAGCCAGTGGTGGTGGCCTCTGGTGGACAAGGGCCACTGAGCCAGAAAGCTGAGCAGGCGACACCCGTTGCCCAGGCCTGGGGCCCGGCCCTGGCAGTGCCAGAAGCCAGGGGCTGCCCTGGGGGGGCTAGCTGGGAGCCACTGCGGCGGAAGGAGTACAGCTGGTACTGCCACAAGTTCCCCCACGCGAGGCAGCCGGagagcctgggctgggaggatGGCTGCTCCAGAAGCAGAGCTCCCTACCTGGGTGGCCCCAGCAGGCCTGGGCCCCTGCTGTGTGGGCTGCCCTCtgaggcaggagggaaggaggccggCTCCCAGCCCGACATCTGCATTCTTACCTTGGCCATGATGATCGCTGGCATCCCCACCGTGCCTGTCCCAGGCCTACGGGAAGAGGACCTGATCCGGGCAGCTCAAGCTTTCATGATGGCCCATCCAGAGCCAGCGGGGGCTGTGGAGGGGGCACGGTGGCCCTAG
- the ZSWIM1 gene encoding zinc finger SWIM domain-containing protein 1, which yields MALTMLNELLIEDPSPPLLLYQLSKTAQLDALNYQSCFMQGVFAHFPEILFIHRTYNPRGKVLYTFLVDGPRVQLEGHLARAVYFAIPAKEDAEGLAQMFQVFKKFNPAWERVCTILVDPHFLLLPTLTMEFPTAEVLLSAFHICKFLQGKFYQLSLEQPVERVLLTSLQSTMCSATAGNLRKLYTLLSTCIPPAQLPELHSHWLLNDRIWLAHRWRSRAESSHYFQGLEVTAHVLSQFFGTTPSVEKGMTALLQYLKQNSGDKASFSLGLSPPNNHPPSDGGPESPKVEQLVEARIQHSLNAICTGPAAQLCLGELAVVQKSMHLIGSGSEKVNIQILEDTHRVQPQTPASCSCYFNQAFRLPCRHILTMLSARRQVLQPDMLPAGWTAGCAASLGDIVGSKWSETLDKHLAVALLTEEVGQLLQHCSQEEFERRYSTLRELADSWIGPYEQVQL from the coding sequence ATGGCCCTGACAATGCTGAATGAGCTCCTGATTGAGGACCCAAGCCCACCTCTGCTGCTCTATCAGCTTAGCAAGACTGCCCAGTTAGACGCCCTCAACTATCAAAGCTGCTTTATGCAGGgggtctttgcccattttcctgAAATCTTATTTATCCACCGGACCTATAACCCAAGGGGCAAGGTGTTATATACCTTCCTGGTGGATGGACCGCGGGTGCAGCTGGAGGGTCACCTTGCCCGGGCAGTCTACTTCGCCATTCCTGCCAAGGAGGATGCTGAAGGCTTGGCCCAGATGTTCCAGGTATTCAAGAAGTTTAACCCAGCATGGGAGAGAGTCTGTACCATCCTGGTGGATCCCCACTTCCTCCTGCTGCCCACCCTCACTATGGAGTTCCCCACAGCTGAGGTCCTGCTCTCAGCCTTCCACATCTGTAAGTTCCTCCAGGGCAAGTTCTATCAACTCTCCCTCGAACAGCCTGTGGAGAGGGTCCTCCTGACCTCCCTGCAGAGCACGATGTGCTCGGCCACAGCTGGAAACTTGAGGAAGTTGTATACACTCCTGAGCACCTGCATCCCGCCGGCCCAGCTGCCGGAGCTCCACTCACACTGGCTGCTCAACGACCGCATCTGGCTGGCCCACCGCTGGAGAAGCCGAGCCGAGAGCAGCCACTACTTCCAAGGCCTGGAGGTCACCGCCCACGTCCTCAGCCAGTTCTTTGGCACCACCCCATCTGTGGAAAAAGGCATGACCGCCCTGCTCCAATACCTGAAGCAGAACTCAGGAGACAAGGCGAGTTTCAGCCTGGGCCTGAGTCCCCCGAACAATCATCCCCCTTCGGATGGCGGCCCCGAAAGCCCCAAAGTGGAACAGTTGGTAGAAGCCCGCATCCAACACTCCCTTAATGCCATCTGCACGGGGCCGGCCGCCCAGCTCTGCCTGGGCGAGCTTGCCGTGGTCCAGAAATCCATGCACCTCATCGGCTCTGGTTCCGAAAAGGTGAACATACAGATCCTGGAGGACACCCATAGGGTGCAGCCCCAGACCCCGGCCAGCtgcagctgctactttaaccagGCCTTCCGTCTGCCCTGCCGCCACATCCTCACCATGCTCAGTGCCCGCCGCCAGGTGCTCCAGCCAGACATGCTGCCAGCTGGGTGGACGGCAGGCTGTGCTGCCAGCCTCGGTGACATCGTGGGCAGCAAGTGGAGTGAGACCCTGGATAAGCACTTGGCCGTGGCGCTCCTCACAGAGGAGGTGGGTCAGCTCCTGCAGCACTGCAGTCAGGAGGAGTTTGAACGGCGGTACAGCACCCTGCGCGAGCTGGCCGACAGCTGGATCGGCCCTTATGAGCAGGTCCAACTCTGA
- the ZSWIM3 gene encoding zinc finger SWIM domain-containing protein 3 isoform X2: MRASYLRHAGSSSPTRDGTQDPCMGRAVLPTGPPGNPRYVQVKFVCIRTQSNRKRTAAAAMCPAYLLLRYNEKLDRLFISELNTQHIHVDSKTAGPRGDATGKSQKKRQPAQPTINKDLGTAEKSLVEPSFCLDKVQTPSKPEQEGITPSDLAKIAKVMKNFLKVDVGSMASFSVGSSQDLDRLSFQSSKMSDLFIRFPENLLLHRVENAQGHILYAFLVESKEREGRVVHFAVLKAETATSVAKMLSIFTEFNSDWPKVKVVFVDPSFPHRAILQEIFPTARILLSIYHTTRLLEKKLHRSSADPSFKRLMKEALREAVFVTSEASLQNLCQMSQALLDERLFSFLQAHWFSCELLWYMHVRKGLHACNTYMDSLDVVTSKVSSLFREQQSLLDCILRFVDYIDFFNTKGLKNLPTAPPRLKRARSASMAPKSKKASGICGGSLSRLPVHEAQPELQQVQAPRQQPQGQPSQGGMLDSLLHSGSDLAYKLCHNEWAVVQNSTHLVDVAGCSVDVQLLEDSQQASKDGCSCSCSFQQRYHLPCRHILALLHTSQRPVGEAMVCRRWQKRYQHLLGPSGELRDPVLMPNAGQPGQKGRNDMIQDLSRELANLLMQSEGPELEERCSTLRKIVDIWAAPCQPPEPSQWPGDFKDVGRLPFLWGKQEEGEGLAPPGATVHD, encoded by the coding sequence ATATGTGCAGGTGAAATTTGTCTGTATTCGGACCCAGTCAAACAGGAAGAGAACAGCAGCGGCGGCTATGTGCCCAGCATACTTGCTCCTGCGGTACAATGAGAAACTGGATAGACTATTTATCAGTGAACTCAACACACAGCATATACACGTTGACTCCAAAACCGCGGGTCCTAGAGGAGACGCCACTGGCAAATCTCAGAAGAAACGCCAGCCTGCACAGCCCACGATCAACAAAGACCTTGGCACAGCTGAGAAGTCCCTGGTTGAGCCATCATTTTGCTTAGATAAGGTCCAAACACCCTCAAAGCCAGAGCAGGAGGGCATCACTCCTTCTGACCTGGCCAAGATAGCCAAAGTGATGAAGAACTTTCTTAAGGTGGATGTGGGTTCCATGGCCTCCTTCAGTGTGGGCAGCAGCCAAGACCTGGACAGGCTCAGCTTCCAGAGCAGCAAGATGAGCGACCTCTTCATCCGCTTCCCTGAGAATCTCTTGCTGCACCGGGTGGAGAATGCCCAGGGCCACATCCTCTACGCTTTCTTGGTGGAGAGCAAAGAACGAGAGGGGCGAGTGGTACACTTTGCGGTGCTCAAGGCCGAGACAGCCACGTCCGTGGCCAAGATGCTTAGTATCTTTACAGAGTTCAACTCAGATTGGCCCAAGGTCAAGGTGGTCTTTGTGGACCCGTCCTTCCCTCATCGAGCCATCCTGCAGGAGATCTTCCCTACTGCCCGCATCCTCCTCTCCATCTATCACACGACCCGACTCTTGGAGAAGAAGTTGCATCGTAGTTCAGCAGATCCATCCTTTAAAAGGCTCATGAAGGAAGCCCTGCGGGAGGCCGTGTTTGTCACTTCCGAGGCCAGCCTGCAAAATCTCTGCCAGATGTCCCAAGCCCTGCTCGATGAGCGGCTCTTCAGCTTCCTTCAGGCCCACTGGTTCTCCTGTGAACTGCTGTGGTACATGCACGTCAGGAAGGGCCTGCATGCCTGTAACACCTACATGGACAGCCTGGACGTCGTCACCAGCAAGGTGTCGAGCCTCTTCCGGGAACAGCAGTCCCTGCTGGACTGCATCCTCCGCTTTGTGGATTACATAGACTTCTTTAACACCAAAGGCTTGAAGAACTTGCCCACTGCTCCCCCCAGGTTAAAGAGAGCCCGGTCAGCAAGCATGGCACCAAAGTCCAAGAAGGCTTCTGGAATCTGCGGAGGGAGTCTCAGCAGGCTGCCCGTGCACGAGGCACAGCCAGAGCTGCAGCAGGTGCAGGCGCCGCGGCAGCAGCCCCAGGGGCAGCCCTCCCAGGGCGGCATGCTAGACTCCTTACTCCACAGTGGCTCCGATCTGGCCTACAAGCTATGCCACAATGAGTGGGCGGTGGTGCAGAACTCCACGCACCTGGTGGACGTGGCCGGCTGCTCCGTGGACGTGCAGCTGCTAGAGGACTCCCAGCAGGCGAGCAAAGACGGCTGCAGCTGCAGCTGCTCCTTTCAACAGCGGTACCACCTGCCGTGCCGGCACATTTTGGCCCTGCTGCACACCAGCCAGAGGCCCGTGGGCGAAGCCATGGTGTGCCGCCGGTGGCAGAAGAGGTACCAGCACCTCCTCGGGCCCAGCGGGGAGCTCCGGGACCCTGTCCTGATGCCGAACGCAGGCCAGCCAGGGCAGAAAGGCCGGAACGACATGATTCAGGACCTAAGCAGGGAGCTCGCGAACCTGCTGATGCAGAGTGAGGGACCAGAGCTGGAGGAGCGCTGTTCCACCTTGCGCAAGATTGTGGACATCTGGGCGGCCCCCTGCCAGCCTCCTGAGCCCAGTCAGTGGCCAGGGGACTTCAAGGATGTGGGCCGCCTCCCTTTCCTCTGGGGAaagcaggaggaaggggagggactcGCTCCTCCTGGAGCCACAGTTCACGATTGA
- the ZSWIM3 gene encoding zinc finger SWIM domain-containing protein 3 isoform X1 encodes MELGSCFKTYEDFKECFSAYKKENRCSFILRDCVSVRFHNLNHGTSIREDILYVQVKFVCIRTQSNRKRTAAAAMCPAYLLLRYNEKLDRLFISELNTQHIHVDSKTAGPRGDATGKSQKKRQPAQPTINKDLGTAEKSLVEPSFCLDKVQTPSKPEQEGITPSDLAKIAKVMKNFLKVDVGSMASFSVGSSQDLDRLSFQSSKMSDLFIRFPENLLLHRVENAQGHILYAFLVESKEREGRVVHFAVLKAETATSVAKMLSIFTEFNSDWPKVKVVFVDPSFPHRAILQEIFPTARILLSIYHTTRLLEKKLHRSSADPSFKRLMKEALREAVFVTSEASLQNLCQMSQALLDERLFSFLQAHWFSCELLWYMHVRKGLHACNTYMDSLDVVTSKVSSLFREQQSLLDCILRFVDYIDFFNTKGLKNLPTAPPRLKRARSASMAPKSKKASGICGGSLSRLPVHEAQPELQQVQAPRQQPQGQPSQGGMLDSLLHSGSDLAYKLCHNEWAVVQNSTHLVDVAGCSVDVQLLEDSQQASKDGCSCSCSFQQRYHLPCRHILALLHTSQRPVGEAMVCRRWQKRYQHLLGPSGELRDPVLMPNAGQPGQKGRNDMIQDLSRELANLLMQSEGPELEERCSTLRKIVDIWAAPCQPPEPSQWPGDFKDVGRLPFLWGKQEEGEGLAPPGATVHD; translated from the coding sequence ATATGTGCAGGTGAAATTTGTCTGTATTCGGACCCAGTCAAACAGGAAGAGAACAGCAGCGGCGGCTATGTGCCCAGCATACTTGCTCCTGCGGTACAATGAGAAACTGGATAGACTATTTATCAGTGAACTCAACACACAGCATATACACGTTGACTCCAAAACCGCGGGTCCTAGAGGAGACGCCACTGGCAAATCTCAGAAGAAACGCCAGCCTGCACAGCCCACGATCAACAAAGACCTTGGCACAGCTGAGAAGTCCCTGGTTGAGCCATCATTTTGCTTAGATAAGGTCCAAACACCCTCAAAGCCAGAGCAGGAGGGCATCACTCCTTCTGACCTGGCCAAGATAGCCAAAGTGATGAAGAACTTTCTTAAGGTGGATGTGGGTTCCATGGCCTCCTTCAGTGTGGGCAGCAGCCAAGACCTGGACAGGCTCAGCTTCCAGAGCAGCAAGATGAGCGACCTCTTCATCCGCTTCCCTGAGAATCTCTTGCTGCACCGGGTGGAGAATGCCCAGGGCCACATCCTCTACGCTTTCTTGGTGGAGAGCAAAGAACGAGAGGGGCGAGTGGTACACTTTGCGGTGCTCAAGGCCGAGACAGCCACGTCCGTGGCCAAGATGCTTAGTATCTTTACAGAGTTCAACTCAGATTGGCCCAAGGTCAAGGTGGTCTTTGTGGACCCGTCCTTCCCTCATCGAGCCATCCTGCAGGAGATCTTCCCTACTGCCCGCATCCTCCTCTCCATCTATCACACGACCCGACTCTTGGAGAAGAAGTTGCATCGTAGTTCAGCAGATCCATCCTTTAAAAGGCTCATGAAGGAAGCCCTGCGGGAGGCCGTGTTTGTCACTTCCGAGGCCAGCCTGCAAAATCTCTGCCAGATGTCCCAAGCCCTGCTCGATGAGCGGCTCTTCAGCTTCCTTCAGGCCCACTGGTTCTCCTGTGAACTGCTGTGGTACATGCACGTCAGGAAGGGCCTGCATGCCTGTAACACCTACATGGACAGCCTGGACGTCGTCACCAGCAAGGTGTCGAGCCTCTTCCGGGAACAGCAGTCCCTGCTGGACTGCATCCTCCGCTTTGTGGATTACATAGACTTCTTTAACACCAAAGGCTTGAAGAACTTGCCCACTGCTCCCCCCAGGTTAAAGAGAGCCCGGTCAGCAAGCATGGCACCAAAGTCCAAGAAGGCTTCTGGAATCTGCGGAGGGAGTCTCAGCAGGCTGCCCGTGCACGAGGCACAGCCAGAGCTGCAGCAGGTGCAGGCGCCGCGGCAGCAGCCCCAGGGGCAGCCCTCCCAGGGCGGCATGCTAGACTCCTTACTCCACAGTGGCTCCGATCTGGCCTACAAGCTATGCCACAATGAGTGGGCGGTGGTGCAGAACTCCACGCACCTGGTGGACGTGGCCGGCTGCTCCGTGGACGTGCAGCTGCTAGAGGACTCCCAGCAGGCGAGCAAAGACGGCTGCAGCTGCAGCTGCTCCTTTCAACAGCGGTACCACCTGCCGTGCCGGCACATTTTGGCCCTGCTGCACACCAGCCAGAGGCCCGTGGGCGAAGCCATGGTGTGCCGCCGGTGGCAGAAGAGGTACCAGCACCTCCTCGGGCCCAGCGGGGAGCTCCGGGACCCTGTCCTGATGCCGAACGCAGGCCAGCCAGGGCAGAAAGGCCGGAACGACATGATTCAGGACCTAAGCAGGGAGCTCGCGAACCTGCTGATGCAGAGTGAGGGACCAGAGCTGGAGGAGCGCTGTTCCACCTTGCGCAAGATTGTGGACATCTGGGCGGCCCCCTGCCAGCCTCCTGAGCCCAGTCAGTGGCCAGGGGACTTCAAGGATGTGGGCCGCCTCCCTTTCCTCTGGGGAaagcaggaggaaggggagggactcGCTCCTCCTGGAGCCACAGTTCACGATTGA